From the genome of Vitis riparia cultivar Riparia Gloire de Montpellier isolate 1030 chromosome 2, EGFV_Vit.rip_1.0, whole genome shotgun sequence:
ATTTCGAACCGCAAACATATATATCATCAAGGGTATGCTTTTTCCATATTTGTCAATGTCTATAACACAGGCTTCTATACACTAATCACACATATTTTCTACATCATTTTGCACATAATTGATTAAAGAACATCGAAATTAAGAAGTTATAGTCGATGTGACAGTAATTATATAAACTTGAAATGAAATTCTCAATCAGATAAGCAGAAGAATAAAGGTAACAACCCAGTTTTTTGCTCAAGGAAAGTGGGGAACTGCATCTTCAAGAAAGTGCATGTACATATGAGAAGCAGCACCACTGTGAGAAACGAATGGAAATTGAAAAGCGCAGACTGCGAAAACAACAATCCAAACCAAAAACCACCTCAATTTCTGATCATTCCACAACAGTGAATCAATGACAGGGTGAAACAGagggaaaattttgagattttctttACCATATTTGGATTTGGGGTTTTTCTCTATGTGGATTGATTCGGTTGTTTCTTGGGCCCGATCTACGGATAAAATGCAGATAAATATTGAGAAATAAATAGAATCCAATCTATGGAAATTGACAAAGGAAAATCGTGTACTTGGGAGGAGGATTTGATCTGGGGTTTCCGAGAAGTCCTTTCTCCGAGCTTCTGTGACAATGCAATGAACGAATAGAATGGTTTTGGCACCATGAACGATGCTGCTTTCAGCATGAGATCAAACGGGAGAATCCGAACGATGTCGTTTCGCCCGCTGAAGAAACGAAAAAAATGGAGGTTTGGAAGCAGAGGTTGATGCACGGGACGGAGAAACCAAAACGGAAGAAACATGAATTCGTAAAATTCAGGAGgaaattatataatttcattaaaaatttattattattttttaaatttaatttaaaa
Proteins encoded in this window:
- the LOC117928840 gene encoding protein kish-like codes for the protein MSALFNFHSFLTVVLLLICTCTFLKMQFPTFLEQKTGFRGFFWKAARVGERLSPWVAAGSFAMGVSIIFF